GTGGCTGCGTTTGCTGCCACCTTTGGAAACTCCATCACTGCCTCCCATATTGCAGCAAACTCCGTCTCTCTCTTCAACTACTTCCAGGCCACCGTCATTCTGACCATGCAGGCCGTGCCCCGAGTGCCCCCCATGGCTGCAGCATGGGCCCAAAACGTTGCCTGGTCTGTCGGTCTCATTCGAATCACCTTCATGCAGAAGATTTTCAGATGGTATATCCAGTCAACGGGCGGCAACCCCACTCTCTACTTGACCCACAAGACCATTTCCATTCTGGTCCAGCGACGAAACCTGTTCGTCGAGCGCGTCACTCGACTTAACCCCGTGCTCGGAAAGGTCGTCAACCACATGTTCATGGCCACCTACGACGCCGCCTCCAACGTGTACAGAAACACTGACCGGTACACTCGTAACCTGGTCAGCTACCATCCCTCTGGTGTTCGAGCCCGTGACCTGGCACCTGACCACGTCATGAACCTGCTCTCCAAGCGAGCTCAGCTCGAGGATATCTCGCCCGAGTCCTCTTCCACCCTGCTGGTGCTCAGAGGTATTCTGCGAGTCATCTACGACGCTCACATCGAGCAGACCTCGGGAACCATCACGTCCTTCACCTTCTTTGTGCTGTTTGGCATTCTGCTGGGTATCTGTTTCGGCGTCTTCAAGCTCTTCCAGCTGTGTCTGCAGCGAaagcgaggaggagaagccgCCCCCAACATGTACTATGGAGACAACTCCCAGCAGAAGGAGCATGACCAGGACGGATACAGACACGACTACTACGCCAGCTCGGAGAGACTGTTGCTGAAGGGAGCTCTTTCGCGAACCCTGCTGCTTTTCTGCCCCCAGCTACTCGTCTTCTCTCTGTGGGAGTTCTACACTCGAGACTCTGCTGCCGTCATTGTTCTGGCCTGCTTCTTCCTGGTGCTGACCCTCGGTGTTCTCTGCTTTGTGTGTTTCCGGGTCGTCTACTTTGCTCGAAAGTCGATTCGAGAACACAACACCCCTGCTTACCTGCTGTTCGGCAACCCCCGAATTCTCAATCGATACGGCTTCATGTATCTGCACTTTAACGCCAACCACTACTGGTACTGTGTGCTGCAGCTGGCCTACACTTTTGTCAAGGCTATTTTCATTGCTTATGGCCAGCAGTCTGGTAAGACCCAGGCAATGGCCATCTTTATCATTGAGCTCTTCTACTTTGCTCTGCTGTGCTGGCGAAAGCCGTACATGGACAAGCGAACTAACGCACTCAACATTGCCATTTCGCTTGTGACTCTGATCAACTCTTTTCTATTCACATTCTTTTCGCGCATCTACGGTCAGCCGGCGTCAGTGTCGTCGGTCATGGGCGTCATTTTCTTCATTCTTAACGCCGCCTTTTCGCTGGTGTTGTTGATCATTGTTATTGTCACTTGTACCATTGCCATCTTGTCCAAGAACCCCGACAAGCGATACCACCccgccaaggacgaccGAGCCTACTTTATGCCTAACCAGGACGGTCTGCATGGTGACAACGAGTTCAACGCCCTCGGTAACGCTGCCCAGGAGGGCCACGATCTGCCttttgaggaggagatccgAGACAACGATGATAGCAACTCAATGCTGGGCGTTGAGACCAAGAGTAGCGATGATCTGAGCATGCAGCAGCAACTGCACCATAACAACCATAGTCGCCACAACATGCGTGACTCTTTCCGAGATTCTTTGCCTTCGGGTGCCTCGTTTGACTCCAGGGATGCTCCCCAGCAGGAAACGAGAATTATTTAGCATAATAGATTGAGATTTTTATTGTATACAATGTTTTTAATTGATGTGTGCGTGGAAGTAGACATGGTGAGTAATGATCGAGGTatgagtacttgtagtcgcAGTGAAATGGTGCCATTAGGTCGTTGCTTGTTGGGTGGAATGTCCACTGAATGTTTGGTCAGTATGGGGGTAAAAAGGTGA
This genomic interval from Yarrowia lipolytica chromosome 1E, complete sequence contains the following:
- a CDS encoding uncharacterized protein (Compare to YALI0E21043g, similar to uniprot|Q08967 Saccharomyces cerevisiae YPL221W bop1) yields the protein MRIAAILLCWLATLVLAKERQLSADTLVTCMQNSSFTADFFDVKFFPDNRTVDYNIRAKTDISGRVYATLDVWAYGFMAYSVKVDPCTNDKLQQLCPMYPGNIDLESTATLSKHDVDQIPGVGFTFPDIDLMIVGSVYMLDTDKRVACIVIQMTNGKTVEHTAVKWVTACISGLGLLVAAFAATFGNSITASHIAANSVSLFNYFQATVILTMQAVPRVPPMAAAWAQNVAWSVGLIRITFMQKIFRWYIQSTGGNPTLYLTHKTISILVQRRNLFVERVTRLNPVLGKVVNHMFMATYDAASNVYRNTDRYTRNLVSYHPSGVRARDLAPDHVMNLLSKRAQLEDISPESSSTLLVLRGILRVIYDAHIEQTSGTITSFTFFVLFGILLGICFGVFKLFQLCLQRKRGGEAAPNMYYGDNSQQKEHDQDGYRHDYYASSERLLLKGALSRTLLLFCPQLLVFSLWEFYTRDSAAVIVLACFFLVLTLGVLCFVCFRVVYFARKSIREHNTPAYLLFGNPRILNRYGFMYLHFNANHYWYCVLQLAYTFVKAIFIAYGQQSGKTQAMAIFIIELFYFALLCWRKPYMDKRTNALNIAISLVTLINSFLFTFFSRIYGQPASVSSVMGVIFFILNAAFSLVLLIIVIVTCTIAILSKNPDKRYHPAKDDRAYFMPNQDGLHGDNEFNALGNAAQEGHDLPFEEEIRDNDDSNSMLGVETKSSDDLSMQQQLHHNNHSRHNMRDSFRDSLPSGASFDSRDAPQQETRII